The Microbacterium sp. LWH7-1.2 genome window below encodes:
- a CDS encoding aldo/keto reductase, with translation MAAADAAWGHGIRYFDAAPQFGLGLSERRLGAALSTRSRDEFVV, from the coding sequence ATCGCTGCCGCGGACGCGGCGTGGGGGCACGGCATCCGGTACTTCGACGCCGCCCCGCAGTTCGGACTCGGACTCTCCGAGCGGCGGCTCGGCGCCGCGCTGTCGACCCGGTCGCGTGATGAGTTCGTGGTGTAG